The following proteins come from a genomic window of Companilactobacillus pabuli:
- the atpD gene encoding F0F1 ATP synthase subunit beta, translated as MSSKGKVIQVIGPVVDVEFSLDADLPEINDALKVKKNDGSEITLEVALELGDGALRAISMSSTDGLQRGAEVLNTAKPISVPVGKETLGRVFNVLGESIDGGKEFPADFRRDSIHKQAPAYDQLNTSTEVLETGIKVIDLLEPYVRGGKVGLFGGAGVGKTVLIQELIHNIAEEHGGISVFTGVGERTREGNDLYYEMKESGVLAKTAMVYGQMNESPGARMRVALTGLTIAEYFRDVEGQDVLLFIDNIFRFTQAGSEVSALLGRMPSAVGYQPTLATEMGQLQERITSTKKGSITSIQAVYVPADDYTDPAPATTFAHLDATTNLERRLTQQGIYPAVDPLASTSSALDPAIVGQEHYDVATQVQEVLQRYHELQDIISILGMDELSDEEKTVVARARRIQFFLSQNFSVAEQFTGKPGSYVPVAETVKDFRAILDGKYDDVPEDAFNGVGGIKDVIEKAKDMGWTPADGQDENTDQAVAN; from the coding sequence ATGAGTAGCAAAGGTAAAGTTATTCAGGTAATCGGTCCAGTTGTCGATGTTGAATTTTCTTTAGATGCAGATTTGCCAGAAATCAATGATGCTCTTAAAGTTAAGAAAAACGACGGATCAGAGATTACCCTTGAAGTTGCTCTAGAACTAGGTGATGGCGCCTTACGTGCTATTTCCATGAGTTCTACTGATGGACTTCAAAGAGGTGCCGAAGTACTTAACACAGCTAAGCCTATTTCTGTACCAGTAGGTAAAGAAACTTTAGGCCGTGTGTTTAACGTTTTAGGTGAGTCTATCGATGGAGGCAAGGAATTCCCTGCTGACTTTAGAAGAGATAGTATTCACAAACAAGCACCTGCTTATGATCAATTAAATACATCAACAGAAGTTCTTGAAACAGGAATCAAAGTTATCGACCTTCTCGAACCTTACGTTCGTGGTGGTAAAGTTGGTTTGTTCGGTGGTGCCGGTGTTGGTAAAACCGTTTTGATTCAGGAATTAATTCACAATATTGCCGAAGAACATGGTGGTATTTCTGTATTTACTGGTGTTGGTGAAAGAACACGTGAAGGTAATGACCTTTATTATGAAATGAAGGAATCCGGTGTTCTTGCTAAAACAGCCATGGTTTATGGACAAATGAACGAATCACCTGGTGCTCGTATGCGTGTTGCCTTAACAGGTTTGACAATTGCTGAGTACTTCCGTGATGTTGAAGGACAAGATGTTCTATTGTTTATCGATAACATCTTTAGATTTACACAAGCTGGTTCAGAAGTTTCTGCCTTGCTTGGTCGTATGCCTTCAGCCGTTGGTTATCAACCAACATTAGCTACAGAAATGGGGCAACTACAAGAACGTATTACATCAACTAAGAAGGGTTCAATCACTTCTATTCAAGCTGTTTATGTTCCTGCCGATGATTATACTGATCCTGCTCCAGCTACAACATTCGCCCACTTGGATGCAACTACTAACTTGGAACGTAGATTGACACAACAAGGTATTTACCCAGCTGTTGATCCACTAGCTTCAACATCTTCAGCTCTTGATCCAGCAATCGTTGGTCAAGAACACTATGATGTTGCTACACAAGTTCAAGAAGTTCTTCAAAGATACCATGAACTTCAAGATATTATTTCTATCTTGGGTATGGACGAATTGTCTGATGAAGAAAAGACAGTCGTTGCTCGTGCAAGACGTATTCAATTCTTCTTGTCACAAAACTTCAGTGTTGCTGAACAATTTACTGGTAAACCAGGTTCTTATGTTCCTGTTGCAGAAACAGTTAAGGACTTCCGCGCTATCCTAGATGGTAAGTACGATGATGTTCCAGAAGATGCCTTTAACGGTGTTGGTGGAATTAAAGACGTTATCGAAAAAGCTAAGGATATGGGCTGGACACCAGCTGATGGCCAAGATGAAAATACTGATCAAGCAGTTGCCAATTAA
- a CDS encoding F0F1 ATP synthase subunit epsilon yields the protein MAENIMTVNIVTPDGVVYDHHAKLVVLSTIDGEIGVMAHHAPIIAPLVIDEVRVRRVDKPHHEDSIAVNGGFLEFSNDLVSIVANSAERARDIDLRRAKYAKQKAEDTIKVAEEKHNVDELARAQVSLRKAINRINVSSHRN from the coding sequence ATGGCTGAAAACATTATGACGGTCAATATTGTTACTCCCGATGGTGTTGTTTATGATCATCATGCAAAACTCGTTGTTTTAAGTACCATTGATGGTGAAATTGGTGTCATGGCTCACCATGCTCCAATCATCGCCCCTTTGGTTATTGATGAGGTCCGTGTCCGTCGTGTGGATAAGCCCCATCATGAAGATTCAATCGCTGTAAATGGCGGGTTCTTGGAGTTTAGCAATGATCTAGTGTCAATCGTCGCCAACAGTGCTGAGAGAGCTAGAGACATTGATTTAAGACGTGCAAAATATGCTAAGCAAAAGGCCGAAGATACTATCAAGGTTGCGGAAGAGAAACACAACGTTGATGAGTTGGCTCGTGCTCAAGTATCCTTGCGTAAGGCTATTAATAGAATTAACGTAAGTTCGCATAGAAATTAA
- a CDS encoding DUF1146 family protein, which produces MTNIGINAIITLISHVIFIWISFNVLQVVDWKKIYNKTNPKMLQLLVAFIAIALGYTVSSFFMSIFSLARNITLLF; this is translated from the coding sequence ATGACAAATATCGGAATAAATGCCATAATAACGCTTATAAGTCATGTTATATTTATTTGGATCAGCTTCAACGTTTTGCAAGTGGTTGATTGGAAAAAGATTTATAACAAAACCAATCCTAAAATGTTACAATTACTTGTAGCGTTTATCGCAATCGCTCTAGGTTATACAGTTAGTTCGTTTTTCATGAGTATTTTTAGTTTAGCTCGAAATATAACCTTACTTTTTTAA